The genomic segment TTGGCAAGGCGCTCGATCTCTTCGCGTTCGATGGCCATCGCACGCTCGTCCTTGTCGATACCATGACGGTTGAACACGCGCACTTCAACAACCGTACCGGCAACGCCGGGCGGCAGTTTCAGTGAGGTGTCACGAACGTCGCTGGCCTTTTCGCCAAAGATAGCGCGCAGTAGCTTTTCTTCCGGTGTCATCGGGCTTTCGCCCTTCGGCGTGATCTTGCCAACGAGGATGTCGCCCGGATGGACTTCGGCGCCGATGTAAACAATGCCTGCCTCATCAAGGCTGCGCAATGCTTCTTCACCGACATTTGGAATGTCGCGGGTAATATCTTCCGGTCCAAGCTTGGTGTCGCGGGCCATCACTTCGAATTCTTCAATATGGATCGACGTGAACACGTCGTCCTTAACGATACGTTCCGAAATGAGGATCGAGTCTTCGTAATTGTAGCCGTTCCAGGGCATGAACGCGACGAGGCTGTTCTTGCCCAGTGCCAGTTCACCCAATTCGGTCGAAGGACCGTCGGCGATGATATCACCGGCTTCGATCACGTCACCCACCTTCACCAATGGCTTCTGGTTGATGCAGGTGTTCTGGTTCGAACGCTGGAACTTTTGCAGGGTGTAGATGTCCACACCGGATTGGCCGGGTTCTACTTCGCCGGTTACTCGGACGACGATGCGGGTTGCGTCCACCTGGTCGACGATGCCGGTGCGGCGTGCGCCGATGGCAGCGCCGGAGTCACGGGCCACAGTTTCTTCCATGCCGGTGCCGACAAACGGGGCTTCTGCGCGGAGCAGAGGCACAGCCTGGCGTTGCATGTTTGATCCCATCAGAGCGCGGTTGGCGTCATCGTTTTCCAGGAAGGGGATCAGCGACGCAGCAACCGAAACCAGCTGCTTGGGGCTGACGTCCATCAGGGTGATCTGGTCGCGGGGGGCCATCAGGAATTCGCCGGCTTCGCGGGCCGAGATGAGTTCTTCGGCGAAGCTGCCGTCGTCGTTCAGCTCAGCGTTGGCCTGGGCGATTGTGTTCTTCTGCTCTTCCATTGCCGACAGATAGACCACTTCATCGGTTACCTTGCCGTCGATAACTTTGCGGTAGGGGGTTTCGATGAAGCCGTATTTGTTAACCCGGCTGAAGCTTGCCAAGCTGTTGATCAGACCGATGTTCGGGCCTTCCGGCGTTTCAATCGGGCAGATGCGTCCATAATGGGTGGGATGGACGTCGCGGACTTCGAAGCCGGCGCGTTCGCGGGTCAGACCGCCTGGTCCAAGGGCCGAAACGCGGCGCTTGTGCGTCACTTCGGACAGCGGATTGGTCTGGTCCATGAACTGCGACAATTGCGACGAACCAAAGAATTCGCGCACCGCAGCCACCGCCGGCTTGGCGTTAATCAGGTCATTCGGCATCACAGTGGAGACGTCAACGCTTGACATGCGTTCCTTGACGGCACGCTCCATCCGCAGAAGGCCAACGCGATACTGGTTTTCGAGCAGCTCGCCGACCGAACGCACACGACGGTTGCCGAGGTTATCGATATCGTCGATTTCGCCCTTGCCATCCTTCAGGTTGACCAGCTCCTTGACCACCGCAAGAATATCTTCGGTGCGCAGCGTGGTCAGCGTATCTTCGGCATCAAGGCCCAAACGCATGTTCAGCTTGACGCGGCCCACAGCCGACAGGTCATAACGGTCCGCATCAAAGAAGAGACCGGCAAACAGCGCCTCTGCCGTTTCGCGCGTGGGCGGCTCGCCCGGGCGCATGACGCGGTAGATCGCATCGAGGCCCATGTCGCGGTTCTCGGCCTTGTCGGCCTTCAGCGTGTTGCGCATCCAGGCGCCGGTGATGACATGGTCGATGTCGAGCAGTTCGATCGCATCAATGCCCGCCTTGTCCAGCATTTCGAGGTTCTCGGCGGTGATTTCATCGCCCGCCTCGACATAGATGCGGCCTGTCTTCTCGTCGATCAGGTCAAAAGCCGAATAGCGGCCAAAAATTTCCTCGGTCGGGATCAGCAGCGTATCAAGCCCGTCCTTCACCGCCTTGTTGGCAGCGCGCGGGGTGACTTTCTGGCCAGCCGGGAAAATGACTTCGCCCGATTTCGCATCGACAATGTCGAACATCGGCTTCGACGCGCGCCATTGTTCGGCGTTGAACGGAATCTTCCATCCGCCCTTGCCACGTTCAAAGGTCACGCGGTCATAGAAATGGTTGAGGATCTCTTCGTCGTTCAGGCCGAGCGAATAGAGCAGCGTGGTCACCGGCAGCTTGCGCTTGCGGTCGATACGCACGTTGACGATGTCCTTGGCATCAAATTCGAAGTCGAGCCACGAACCACGATAGGGAATGACGCGCGCGGCAAACAGATATTTGCCGGATGAGTGGGTCTTGCCACGGTCATGGTCGAACAAGACGCCCGGCGAACGGTGCATCTGCGATACGATAACGCGCTCTGTCCCGTTGATGAAGAAGGTGCCGTTGTGCGTCATCAACGGCATGTCGCCCATGTAAACGTCCTGCTCCTTGATATCGAGGACCGAGCGCGCTTCGGTGTCGGGGTCAACCTCGAACACGATCAGGCGCAATGTCACCTTCATCTGCGCCGCATAGGTGATCCCGCGCTGGCGGCACTCTTCGACGTCATATTTCGGCTCTTCCAGTTCGTAATGGACAAAGTCCAGTTCCGAAGTGCCGGCGAAATCCTTGATCGGAAACACGCTGCGCAGCGTCTTTTCGAGGCCCGATACATAACCGATCGACGGGTCGGAACGCAAAAACTGTTCATAGCTTTCGCGCTGGACTTCGATCAGGTTGGGCATGTCGATGACTTCGTGGATGTCACCGAAAATTTTACGGATACGCTTTTGACGCGATAGTGTCGCAGGAGCGGTACGAGATGCCATAAGGTGATTTGCCTCAGTTTCAAAATGTCAGGCGCGTAGGGGGCTCCACAAGACGAGAAAAGGCCGCATGGCGATAGCCCCGGATTCGGGTCCTGCCGTGCAGCCGTTTCGCGATGTGAAAATCCTGTTCCGCCAATGCCTTAGCTACGCCCACGCGATGACGCACCTGTTCCCGACGGTTTGGATGTTGGATTTCATATAGAGGGCGAGGGGGTGGGGGTCAAGGGCGTCCGGAGCTTATTGAGGGAGGGTGTCGGTCCTGAATTCCCGTTCGCATCGAGCGAAGTCGAGATGCCGTGAGTTCACGCACAACCGATAGGTGTCTCGACTACGCTCGACACGAACGGATGATGTAGAACGCGTTATTTCCCAACCCCGATCGCAAATAAGACGCATAAAGCACCATCCCCCAACACCGTTCGCATCGAGCGAAGTCGAGATGCCGAGAGGCAGCGCCCAACCGATAAATGTCTCGACTACGCTCGACACGAACGGATCGGGGACAGGGGCAGGTGTCGGGGACAGTCCCCAACGCAGAGACCGCCAACAACGCCGAGACACCCGACCCATAGGTTGAAGTCAGAGCATCTTTCCGACAATATTCGATAAAACCGGACTGTCCGGACACGACAACATTTCTGCTGCTAGCGGCCTCAATATCGATCCTCCAATCCCGCCGTTTGTTCAGCTGCAAGAAGAAGCTGCTGGCGGCGCAAATGCAATAACATGTAAATTTCATGGCATGGCGGGCCGATCTGCTCTAGTCTGGCAGTTGGGGAGCATCGATGGCAACAAATGCTGACGGTCAGGTGGAGGAACGGGCGACGTTAATTGCGCGTGCGTCGCTCTTTGGCCCCTTCGTGCTGGCCGATCAGGGCGGAGCGCATATCACTCTATCCAATCGCAGGGCCCGCGCCGTTTTGGCGATGCTGTGCCTGGAGCCCGACCAGCCCGTCGCGCGCGAACAGCTTACCCGGCTGCTTTGGCCCGGGCGGTTTGAGGCGCAGGCGAAAGCGAGTTTGCGGCAATGCCTGCTCGAACTGGCCAAGGCGCTGGAGCCTTTGGAGCAGCCGCTGCTGTCGGTCTCGCGCGAGCGGGTTACGCTCACCAATATGCGTTTCCGAACGGATCTGGCCGATCTCGAAGCGGCGCTGATGGCGGGGCGCTATGAAGAGGCGATCAAGCTGCTGGAAACGATTGGCGCAAGGCGGCTGCTCGACGATCTGAATGTTGGCGATGCTTTTGCCGATTGGCTGGAGGCGCGGCGGAAACAAGTTTCGCTGCGGCTGCAGGCTTTGGTCGAGCGGGCGCTGGATGACATTGGAGATACGGCGCTGCGCAAACGCCTGCTGGGCGCCTGGGCGGTGCGGCAGCCGTCTGTTGCGCCCGCTGCCATGCCGACACCGACTGACAGCAAGACGCGGATTGCCGTTTTGCCTTTCAAGTCTTTGGGCAGTGGCGATGGGCCGGATTATTTCACCGACGGGATGGTCGATGAGTTGATCACGACGCTGGGTCAGGTACCCCAATTGCTCGTCGCGGGCAGGATATCGTCCTTCCATTTCCGCGATAGCCCCTTGATGCCCACACAGATCGCCAGGGAATTGGGGGTCACCCATCTGATCGAGGGATCGGTGCAGCGGCAGGGCGAGCAGGTGCGCATCCATGTGCATCTGATTGCAGGTGACACAGGCTTTGAACTTTGGGGGCAGCGGTTTGACGGCAGCCTCGATTCGATCTTCCGATTGCAGGAGGATGTCGCGCAGGCCGTGACGCGGGCGCTCGCCGACGCGCTGAATCTCGATATGGCTGCGCCGCTGGTGCGCACCATGACCGGTAGCAAAAAGGCCTTTGATCTCTATTTGCAGGGTCGCGCGCTCAATGCCCGATTGTTCGGCGATGGCGTGCTCGAGAAGGCAGTCGAACTGCTGCAGCAGGCAGTCGCGATTGATCCGCAATTTGCCGAAGCATGGGTCGAACTGGCTGAGGTACATCACAATATTTCGGTCTGGACCCAATGCCTTGACCGCAATGCAGAGGCGCTCTGCATGGCCGAGTGCGCCCACAAGGCAATCGTCCTTGCCCCCCAGCTTGGCTATCCGCATGCGCTTCTTGCCATCTATGAATGGACGCGAAACAACATTGTCGGGGCCATGGATCTGGTGTTCGAAGCCTATCGCCGCGAGCCGACCCATCCCGGGGTCGCAATGCGCGTCGGCTCGTTCCTTCTTTTCCTCGGGCGCACCAGCGATGCCGCACCCTATATTATGGCCGCAATTGAACAAGACCCGGTCGACACGCGCAAATTTGCCCTGCTGATCGCGGTGCATTTGCATCGCGGCGAGTTTGAAGCGGCTGTGCAGGTCGGGCAGCGCTCGGTTGATCTAGGCTGGCCGTCGGTTCAGTTGGGGCTGGCGATGGCAGCAACCGGCCGACATGACTTGGCGGTCGAACAGTATCAGCTGACCAAAAAATTGGTCAACACCATCATCCTGCCTCCGGTCGGCAGCGGCCCAATGACGGACGAAGCGATGGATGCGTATTGGCTGGTTGCGGCAAAGGGCGTGTGCAGCGGACAGGAAGCCGATCGCCTGACCTATCACCAGCTTTTGAATATGATGTTCGTCACGCTGCATGACAAAGCGGATATGGCGATCATCGCACCTGCCATTATGACCGGCCATGTAGAATTGGTGTTCAATGGCCTTGGGCTTCGCCTGACACCGGCCAATATGGTGTGGCTGGCCATGCTGTGGATGGACTTCGATCCTATCCGCCAAATCTGGCAGCACCCCGATTTCATCCCCTTTGCCCAGCGTATCGGCATGGCCGATGCTTGGGCCAAATATGGCTGGCCGGATTTACTGCCCCCGCCCAGCAACCGCGTTTAGTGACGTATTGACGCTTTACTGACGCTTTATTGACGATCCGCTGGATTGACGGATTACGCTACGTCATCGCAAGATAGCACCCGGAGATTGCAGATATTTCAGTGGATTTTGGACGAACCGGAAAAGCCGGTTTTGCCAAGAGGAGAGCTGTGCCTTTGGCGCCAGGCGTCGCGGCACTTTTGGTTTTGACACGCCCCAGCATTCCAATGGGGTTCAATCTGAGGAGCATGAAATATGAAGATGATGAAAAGCTTTTACGCCGGAGCAGCTCTGTTGGTCGCCGCCACCATGGCTGTACCTGCCGCCGCACAGGAATCGCCATTGAAGCGCGGAAGCGTCTGGGTTGCCAGCCGGATTGACGTGCTGCCTGGACAAAACCCGGCCTATACCGATTATCTGGCCACCCAATGGAAAAAGGAAATGGAGTGGGGCAAGGCCCAAGGCTACATCCTT from the Sphingorhabdus lacus genome contains:
- a CDS encoding tetratricopeptide repeat protein, producing MATNADGQVEERATLIARASLFGPFVLADQGGAHITLSNRRARAVLAMLCLEPDQPVAREQLTRLLWPGRFEAQAKASLRQCLLELAKALEPLEQPLLSVSRERVTLTNMRFRTDLADLEAALMAGRYEEAIKLLETIGARRLLDDLNVGDAFADWLEARRKQVSLRLQALVERALDDIGDTALRKRLLGAWAVRQPSVAPAAMPTPTDSKTRIAVLPFKSLGSGDGPDYFTDGMVDELITTLGQVPQLLVAGRISSFHFRDSPLMPTQIARELGVTHLIEGSVQRQGEQVRIHVHLIAGDTGFELWGQRFDGSLDSIFRLQEDVAQAVTRALADALNLDMAAPLVRTMTGSKKAFDLYLQGRALNARLFGDGVLEKAVELLQQAVAIDPQFAEAWVELAEVHHNISVWTQCLDRNAEALCMAECAHKAIVLAPQLGYPHALLAIYEWTRNNIVGAMDLVFEAYRREPTHPGVAMRVGSFLLFLGRTSDAAPYIMAAIEQDPVDTRKFALLIAVHLHRGEFEAAVQVGQRSVDLGWPSVQLGLAMAATGRHDLAVEQYQLTKKLVNTIILPPVGSGPMTDEAMDAYWLVAAKGVCSGQEADRLTYHQLLNMMFVTLHDKADMAIIAPAIMTGHVELVFNGLGLRLTPANMVWLAMLWMDFDPIRQIWQHPDFIPFAQRIGMADAWAKYGWPDLLPPPSNRV
- the rpoB gene encoding DNA-directed RNA polymerase subunit beta — its product is MASRTAPATLSRQKRIRKIFGDIHEVIDMPNLIEVQRESYEQFLRSDPSIGYVSGLEKTLRSVFPIKDFAGTSELDFVHYELEEPKYDVEECRQRGITYAAQMKVTLRLIVFEVDPDTEARSVLDIKEQDVYMGDMPLMTHNGTFFINGTERVIVSQMHRSPGVLFDHDRGKTHSSGKYLFAARVIPYRGSWLDFEFDAKDIVNVRIDRKRKLPVTTLLYSLGLNDEEILNHFYDRVTFERGKGGWKIPFNAEQWRASKPMFDIVDAKSGEVIFPAGQKVTPRAANKAVKDGLDTLLIPTEEIFGRYSAFDLIDEKTGRIYVEAGDEITAENLEMLDKAGIDAIELLDIDHVITGAWMRNTLKADKAENRDMGLDAIYRVMRPGEPPTRETAEALFAGLFFDADRYDLSAVGRVKLNMRLGLDAEDTLTTLRTEDILAVVKELVNLKDGKGEIDDIDNLGNRRVRSVGELLENQYRVGLLRMERAVKERMSSVDVSTVMPNDLINAKPAVAAVREFFGSSQLSQFMDQTNPLSEVTHKRRVSALGPGGLTRERAGFEVRDVHPTHYGRICPIETPEGPNIGLINSLASFSRVNKYGFIETPYRKVIDGKVTDEVVYLSAMEEQKNTIAQANAELNDDGSFAEELISAREAGEFLMAPRDQITLMDVSPKQLVSVAASLIPFLENDDANRALMGSNMQRQAVPLLRAEAPFVGTGMEETVARDSGAAIGARRTGIVDQVDATRIVVRVTGEVEPGQSGVDIYTLQKFQRSNQNTCINQKPLVKVGDVIEAGDIIADGPSTELGELALGKNSLVAFMPWNGYNYEDSILISERIVKDDVFTSIHIEEFEVMARDTKLGPEDITRDIPNVGEEALRSLDEAGIVYIGAEVHPGDILVGKITPKGESPMTPEEKLLRAIFGEKASDVRDTSLKLPPGVAGTVVEVRVFNRHGIDKDERAMAIEREEIERLAKDREDERSILNRATYNRLKDMLIGQTAAAAPKGLKKGDKITEENLAEVERHEWWKISVADDKVQGDLEAVKVQYDDAVKLIVEKFEDRREKLERGDELAPGVLKMVKVFVAVKRKLQPGDKMAGRHGNKGVISRILPQEDMPFLADGTPVDIVLNPLGVPSRMNVGQIFETHLGWAARGLGMQIKDALEEWRHANPNPEAAAPPEAVRERLVHAYGEDYAKEITGRSDADILELAGNVITGVPMGTPVFDGAREADVTTMLQLAGLDGSGQSDLFDGRTGDKFDRKVTVGIIYMLKLHHLVDDKIHARSIGPYSLVTQQPLGGKAQFGGQRFGEMEVWALQAYGAAYTLQEMLTVKSDDVIGRTKVYEAIVKGDDTFEAGIPESFNVLVKEMRSLGLNVDLKAFDALVDEDGNDLAEAAE